TTTTTAAATGTTTGTTTCATAAGGCCAGTAGCCATTGATTCAAATCCAGGCATATTTCCCATCAAAACATTTGGCATTGGCCATTCAAAATCTTGAAATCCTTTTGGGCCAAACGGCATTTTCATGGGCATAGCCGGATTGGTTGCAGGCGCTACTTTTGCCTTAATATCCTTTTTAAGTAATGTTAATCCATAGAATGTGAAAAAGATTTGAACTTCCATATCCAATGCAGCAGCCGTGGATGCCAAAATGAATGGCGGGTAAGCCCAATCTAATGTTCCTTGGGAGGCAATTAAGGCCATTTTCTTTTGTTCACTCATAATAAACTCCTCTCGAGATTATTTTTATTTTTTATTGAATTATTTTAAAAGTATTAAGATTTTTTAATAAAAAATGTATAAATACCATCTTCAACATTGTGAGACAGTAATTCATTCCCTGTTCGTCTAGACCAAGCATTCATGTCATTGATTGATCCTGGGTCTGTAGCTTCCATTTTCAAAACTTGACCCACATCCATCGCATCTACCTGTTTT
The Candidatus Neomarinimicrobiota bacterium DNA segment above includes these coding regions:
- a CDS encoding peroxiredoxin family protein produces the protein MSEQKKMALIASQGTLDWAYPPFILASTAAALDMEVQIFFTFYGLTLLKKDIKAKVAPATNPAMPMKMPFGPKGFQDFEWPMPNVLMGNMPGFESMATGLMKQTFKNKGVASIEELRDMCLESGVKFIGCQMTMDVFGFQKEEFIDGVDVGGAATFLEYAADADIQLFV
- a CDS encoding sulfurtransferase TusA family protein — protein: MNDTTYDQELDCKGMNCPLPILKTKKQVDAMDVGQVLKMEATDPGSINDMNAWSRRTGNELLSHNVEDGIYTFFIKKS